Genomic DNA from Salvia miltiorrhiza cultivar Shanhuang (shh) chromosome 1, IMPLAD_Smil_shh, whole genome shotgun sequence:
ATTCCGCTGGCGCCTCGATTCCGCTGGTGCCTCGATTCCGCTGGCGTCAGAGAATCCACGACTTCGTTGCTCGGCATATTCTTCAATTCTCTGCTCTGTCGGActcggcttctctgctctgtcccTGCAGAACACCAAGAAAAGCAACAAGTAAATGGATacaaaatgaagaaaagaatGAAAGCAGGAAAGTTCAGAGTAGATTCGCAGTGGGAaaatgtgtcctcgggacactttggctcagattttcccacagTAGGCTCAGCTCTTCCAGCAGCTCAATGCAgacatatttgtattttttagaaaatatattaaaacaaTCATTCACATAAAAGAGTAAATGTGATTTAAATCAAAGTtgtgaaactgctgtaaaaaatgaaagagagatGAAAAAAGAGGGATTCCATATCTTTTTTTGctgtgtattttttttcctaGATATAAATAGATATAGATAAATTAAGTTGCTAAGTTTTCTACACTTTGTATTAagcaattaattttgtttttaaaatgtATGTTTTATTTCTgaaacctatagcaaaataatGCGTACTTTAGATATTTTAGCTTCGTACAAATATTAATGTgacataaatataatatatatgggCTCGAGTTTTGGATTTAGCATTTAGAATGCAGCTGAAATATTAAACAGAAAGTTATCTGTGTGAAGTGAGAATGAAATgcaatgaaaatataaaaaaattaatggaagttaaatttcttttttaataagaaaaaaaaaagtactatagaggaagttaattttttttagagcttataactTGTGTAATTTTATACAATGTTGGTTGAGTAGCATAGAGAAGAAGACGGGGGCTAGAATTTgaggtaaaacgacgtcgttttacgcccaactaaacgacgtcgttttggttcCCGTCCGGCGGCGCCATGTCATATTTCAGGTCACTGAAAAGTGCCATGTCAacactcaatttggggatttttgaaaacCATGCAAAATTGATCAGTTGGTTAagttaagaaaaaaattgataaaaaaaaagttcatggcaaacTTCAAAATCGatccaaagttcatgattttttacgtaattaacccaaaaatatattaagtattttatctaacaaaaaatttatgATTCATAACCCGTGCGTAGCACGGGTGCGGCACTAGTATATATAAAGATTCTTACTTCATGGTTCGCTCCGTGGCAAAGCGAAATATTTAGAAGAAACAGAACCAAAATTCCGATGGGTTCCCCGTCGTCTCTTTCGCCGCCGGAGGTGCCGATGGAGCTACACGTAGTGAACCGTAAGAAGCTCTTTGACTCATTCCGCGATCATCTCTCTACCTCCTCTCGCCATCTCCATGGCTTCATCGTTCTCCAGGTCCCGTAACGTCTTCCTTCACTATCCTTTTTACAGTTCTACTTGTATAAGTTGATAATCATACAGTTTGATTTGCATTTTGATAGGGTGGCGAAGAGCAGACTCGTCATTGCACTGATCATATTGAATTGTTCAGGTACTTCGTTGGGTGTTGTTTctgttttatgttttttatccCCCAAATGCGTGGATGTGCTATTTACTATACATTATTATGAATAAATTGGTATATTATGCATGTATTTGCATTATTTAGAGTTACTTTATTGGTGTGGGATCAAGTATTGGGATTTTATTCTAGAGTCGTATCAGTTGAAGCAAGAGATTTTAGCTAAAGATACAACTCCAATCAATctgtcaaaaaagaaaagaacaaaaaacaGAATAACTTTTAAGAACTTGAATGAGGGATCAGATACGTGAATCTGTTTCTTTGGGTGAATTTGTTTATGAATTCAGACATGGGCATTATACTAGTGCTTGTATATTTGACTGTCAAGCCACATGGTAGTCAGTGGTTAGATGTAGAAAATGTTATAAAGAGTGCACCATGTGTTCTAAATTCTAATTTTCGGTACTATACTGTGATCTTGTTGGATTAGTTAGATGAAtcatcattttttcttcatAAGAACCACTTTTATATGGATGACAAGTAATTACAATCATGAGATAGATGTTCAGCTCTACCTGTACTAACACCTTAAACACTCACATAGTATGATACGCTGCCATTTCCATCCCTCAGTATATTATACCAGGTCAGAAAATGATTCGTCCTTCTAAGATTTTGAAGCAGGATGTATGTGAAGCATAGAGCTGGAAGTTGGTTGTATAGACTAGAGAGTGCAGATGCAGTTCCACAAAATTCTCATGATAAGGGAATTGGCTTAGAAAATTTTAGTGCCTCACAGCAGAGAAGCAAGTCATCAAGGCATATTTCAACCATCTTATTCATCTTTGAGAAGAACAACATTGATGCTCACAGCATCCCTAGTTATAACTGAGTAGCCATCATATGTTTATCGATAGTGCTTAAATGGGGTAAATTGGAAACTTCAGCCTGTAATTTGTGTCCTACCACCACACTATGCAGAACCCCATACACCTCATGATTATTCGGTCAAGGTTGGTTGATTATTAATTCCCCAATTGCCAATTTTCCAGAGAAACAGGAGGAGCAGGTAATGTTCTAGTTTGTTCAGATACTTGTAATCAAGCTGTATTGATTGCTGAAAACTTCTAGGATTCGCTTCACAAATATCTTAGTGGTGAGTTGGAGTGTGGATTCTTTATAATTATACCCTAAATCACAATCAACCACTGATACCAGCTAACTGAAGTGATACTTAAACCAATATCAAGTAATTATCAATCCATCTGTAGAGATTCTAGTTTCCGAAGGCTTTACAGAAATGCCTGATACATTGGCCCCGATGTTAATCGTGCATTGACAATGGTCAATACAGTGCAATAAAGCTGAACAGGACGgtatcaaatattttaattgatgGAGGTTTGTATATATTATCCCCTGATAGTGTACATATGTTAATGAGATTATTTGTGATGGGttttcctcttcttttttttttcttttagattATCCAGATTATACTCGTGctgttaaaaaaatgaaatgatctATTCTGCAGCTACTTGCACTAACAAGCTTAGCTTTGTAATCCTCTTGTGCATGCATGTTTAATCATAAAGCCAATTGTTATGCCTGGTTCTTTAGGTCAACCTTTTGTTCTTTTAAATTGAGCTATTGTAGCAGGTGGcgatattttatatatattacgaATGGAATATTCCTAACTCGTAACCTTATTGATCTCCAGACAGGAGAGCTATTTCGCTTACTTGTTTGGAGTGCAAGAACCCGGGTTTTATGGAGCTATTGTAAGTTAGTTTTAGCTTATCTTTtcaattaaatatgaaatatcaGAAACAATGGGTGCATGGATGTGTACACCACTGATTGAATATAAGCGCATTTTGGTAAAGGTCCAAGCAGTTGAACCTCAAGTCCACTTTTCTTTCTTATGTTCTTGTAATGATGGGATAATCATAATGCTGCAGTATTTTCATCTTCCTTTCAGAGGTTGTAAATTCTGCTACTCTCATGGACCTAAAGCTTTAGCAATTGGGGGATAATAGCTGGAAGATTAATGTTATGTGATTAAATTATATTTCGATGTTGAAGTTTCTGCTTGCTTTGCTGTATTGCATATGCAAGCAGCAACTTGGTCTGTTTTCTGGTTCCTTTAATTTACTATGCCAGAAAAACTTGCTAAATTGAGTTGCTTTCATCTCTTTAATAGTTTGAGATGCGCAAAATACCTTCTATCACGAGTTAACTTTCTTTGTAATAATTTAATACTGATTCTGTTGGTACTTGAATAAAAGTCCTGTTCTGTGAAAAGTAAGCTGAGTGCTGTGTATTTTGAAATGAAGGATATAGCAAGTGGAGACTCAATACTCTTTGCTCCAAGATTGCCTGCTGATTATGCTGTTTGGTTGGGAGAAATTAAGCCATTGTCCTACTTCAAGGTGATTATACTCTGAGTATGCTCTCAATTCGGTTAAAGGGTGAATATAATGAGGATAACTGGACCTATAATATTTATATCCGTCTTTTACAGGAAAAATACATGGTTAGCTCTGCATATTATACTGATGAGATTGCAAAAGTTCTGCATCAGCAATACCAAGGACCAGGAAAACCATTGCTTTATCTCCTGCATGGGCTCAACAGTGATAGTAACAACTTTTCCAAGCCAGCAGATTTCAAGGTATCCCCTATCATTTTCACCGAAATAGTTTGTAAGAAGAGTTCACGAGCCTGCACTATTTTGGAACAACCTTCAATGTATATATGGTTGACAATAAAAAATGCTGCATTGATCTATGTTTAGATAATTAACTTAACTATCCTGCATCCTCTTTAAAAACACTCAATCTAGATTTGAATGATATTCTCAAACATGTGACGCTTCATGAAACATTACATGTTATTCAAACCTATGTAAATATATGATAAGGTCGTACATGAACAAACATAGATATGTATTGGAGTAGTTTAGTTTGCTAAAAATGTGAAAACTCTATAATATTTAGTGCTGCGAGATATAATCGTTAAGCAGTGCCAAGTTTGTGGACAATAAAAAGTTTCATCATATTTTCATGATCACACTGCCATCAACATGGAAATGATTGACTTTAAACTTATCTTTTCTCAGGGGATTGACAATTTCGAGACAGACCTAAATGCTTTGCATCCAGTTTTGACTGAATGCCGTGTCTTAAAGTCAGCCTTAGAGCTTGCTGTCATCCAGTTTGCCAATAATATCAGCTCTGAAGCTCATGTTGAGGTTTACTTTCTTGAACCTTGCCCCTTTTAATATGTTAGTTAAACTTTCAGTCTTTGCTTTCTGTAAGTGCGTGggtttctttttctattttgtaTTATTGACCATAAAAGAGTAACTAGAACGAGTATGTAGTCTTCAACCTTACGCATTATGATTCGCATTCCTTCTCGAGATCATAGAGAAGGAAGTGCCTAGTTCAGTGCTGATGACAATATCCAAAAGTATCCTCGGTACATGAATATATGTAAATGGCCTTTTTACTctctttcattcctttttcttttataatgagATTTAGAATAGCCTCCTAACATGATATATTGAATACAGGTTATGTGTCTTGTGACTTGTTGGAAAGTTCTCGTCTTAGAAAACTATCATCATTTCCTAAGCTCAACCGAGGAGAGATGTGAATTTGGATTATTCATTTACATTTGAAGACacatattttttaatgttaATCTGCTGTGACTTTTGACGTCCATATTGAGTAATCACTGTTAATTTGCATTACATATCAAGATACCGGAGGAAAAGCATTTGACACATCTTAAATTTTGATGCACTTCCATACATActatatacataattttaatttattaatgcaAATACTGTTTCCCATCTAATGGCTCTTTGGGTCTTTTTCTCATACCTGATTATTGGAGACAATTGATTCACCTTTAAATCCAATCAATGCAGATATTTCCTCTCTTTGTTCCTTTTGCAATGGTTATGTAAACTGTTTGTTGTTTTGTGACTTTTGTCTCAATAAGAACTCAGTTTGTAGCCAGCCATAACATGCCTGATCTAGTTGGGTGTTTGAACAACTATGATTTTGGCATTCCTTAAATTAAGATTATGATGTCCAAGTTCTGATATGCTGTTTTGAACTCCTGAGACTATAAGTCATATTTTCGATCTTTATGTCATTATCTACTATCTAGTCGTCTACAGAAGTAACTAGAAAGAATGTCTATATCCAACTTGATTTTGTTAGAGTAAAATGGATTTGCTAGACATGTTTGTGGCTTTGTGCGATGTTTATATGCTCGACATATCAGTAAGTATCATTCAAGGATGTCAAAATAACTGTTTCCTATCTAGTTGTGATAGGTGAAACAATACATTTTTCATGTGAATTGCTCTCATGTTTTCATGTGTGAATTGTTTGTTGATGAAGGAAGTTATTTGACTTGCTTTTATGTCATTTTGAGTAGGTTATGAGGAAAATAAAAGCAGGTATGAAAGAATATCAATTAGAAAGTTTGTTTCTTCATCACACATACATGTATGGTGGATGCAGACACTGTTCGTACACTTGTATATGTGCAACTGGCAGCAACAGGTATGCTTTTCGTAATTTTCTGTATGATATTTTTACCATGCTTGAAAAATTAGTATAAATGTTTAGGTTTATGGTTTCAAAGAAGAATATTCTTTGCCTTGGTCAGCAGTGTACAAGACTTAAACTTTAGTATCATTGCTTGCATTGTTGGCTCATAGTTTAATTTTTCTTATTGCAGTTCTGTACTGCACTATGGCCATGCAGCTGCTCCCAACGACAGGGTACGCTAATTGTAGTGAAGGAGATGAGCATCACTTGTTTGCTAGCTTGTTCAACATAGTCTATTATGCCGAAGTCTATATTGAATATCTAAGTAAGCTTGTGCAAAATTAAAGACTTAAATCAAGGTCTTCTTTTCAAGGAGCCCCAACTTATGTAGAACTGAAGCCTGTATAACATGAATCAATGTTATATCAGTAGATATGGAGAATGATGGAAAGTTTGTATGCAGCCATTCAAATTAGATACAGGGAATTACAAGTTAGTTCTCAAATCACATGAGAACAGAAGAAATTGCAGAGATCTAACGTTCCTTGTTGCGAACAGCCTCACTTaacatgtgaaaatatataagCTAATTAGAAAACTTTTTGGTGATGAATTGATGAAAGATCTCTCATAGGAAAGCAAAGAGGACAGGCTGCTGAATCCCATCGTCACCAATTTGAAAGAGTGCTGTTAAACTCTAAGTGGTTTATCTCTAAACATATCTAGTTGGCTGGGTAATGAAAGCTTGTGAGAACCAGTCAGTTGAATTCCTCCTTTTCCTGTTTAATTTTCTTATTCAGTTGATTTGCATTTTAATATTGTGtcaaaaaagaatgaaaattgTGCTAGCAGATATCTATTTAGGAACTACAAGTGGTCGGCATGCAGGTTCTTGTAAGgaatatgatgtataacttgggATGGACCAGAGTTATGGTAAAAAACATCTAGCTGAAAGGATCAAAATTAAGCTGGAAAGGGAACTACAGATGGAGATGCCTGATTAATGTTGTTTGTGCTTAAGGAGTACTAAGGACCATTAGCATTATTTTTTCCATTATACTCCTATTGTTTATTGTTTCTGTTTTTATGAACCATAAGtaaaatttcttttttctattcCACCAGTGGCATCAGACAAGTAAAATTATACTTGTTCCCGTGCTTTTATAGGATTTACAATTCACATTATATGATGGTTGCCTTGGGAGATTGGTTCTCATTTCTAACACCATTCTCTTTTGTTGTTTTCTTGTTAAGACTTTTGAAGATGGAGATATGGCATTGCTTGACATGGGAGCTGAATACCATTTTTATGGGTCTGATATAACTTGTTCCTTTCCGGTAAGCATAGGCAGCCATATACATAGCTTCATGCTATTGCGGATGTCCTTATATATGTAAGTTAAACATATAACAATATGTTATGTAAATGTTGCatacttataataataataaaaataaaataaaataataataatatacaataaataataataataacaatgatAATTTTCTAAAACATGTCAAATCTTGTTGACCTACAACACAACTGGATGACATCATCCCAATTCGGGCATCACAAGGACAGCGCTTTAGTTCAAACACTAGAACTAAGAAGTTATGCCAATAACAGAATGTCTTTAACATACGTCAGAATTTCTTTCTAAGGAAACTATAACTTTGTCCACGATAgtaaaatatactccatatgGTAAGTGAGACTTGAGTAGAGCTCATCTCAAAGCTATTTCATAGGAAGAGGGCATTCAAGTTATCTATGCATCTTCTCGGTCTAATATACATGTGACGTGCTTAAATACTCCCAACACCACCCTTATGGCAAGTGTTCCATATAAATAGGTTCTGGTCCAGATAACTAGGTCTTGCGTAAAAATAATCTAAAAGCTAGCTTAAAGGGGGAGGGACCCAAGAAACATATACATCTTATCAGCATTTCAATATGGCATAAATATTCAGGACAAAGTCAAAATCATTatcttatattttctttttacacATGTTTGCTAGAAATTTATTTATTCCAATAAGATGCCAGTTTCAGTATTTATTATCTTGAATGTTTGCTTTCATGTATATAATAAGCCAGTGCCATGAAGATTCTTGGTGGCAGTTTTCCTGCATATTTAATTTAGGATAGAACTTTTAACAGCATGCTGTATTCTCAACTGGAGGATCCTAGTCAtctttcattcatctctttgtATTCTTCTGGGTCTCCAATTATAAGTTGTCTCAACTCTCCAGTCTATTACAGAGCTGAAAGGTCTATCTTTTATGAAAGTCATCTTTGAGAATCCCTTGTTTTTTAACAAGCTTGTTA
This window encodes:
- the LOC130986169 gene encoding uncharacterized protein LOC130986169; protein product: MGSPSSLSPPEVPMELHVVNRKKLFDSFRDHLSTSSRHLHGFIVLQGGEEQTRHCTDHIELFRQESYFAYLFGVQEPGFYGAIDIASGDSILFAPRLPADYAVWLGEIKPLSYFKEKYMVSSAYYTDEIAKVLHQQYQGPGKPLLYLLHGLNSDSNNFSKPADFKGIDNFETDLNALHPVLTECRVLKSALELAVIQFANNISSEAHVEVMRKIKAGMKEYQLESLFLHHTYMYGGCRHCSYTCICATGSNSSVLHYGHAAAPNDRTFEDGDMALLDMGAEYHFYGSDITCSFPVNGKFTDDQSLVYNAVLLAHDAVISSTRPGVSWVDMHILAERTILESLKEGHLLLGDVDAMVKERIGAVFMPHGLGHLLGIDTHDPGGYLKGAERPKEPGLKSLRTSRELLEGMVITVEPGCYFIDALLLPAMENAQTSKFFNHDQISRFKGFGGVRIESDVYVSGDGCVNMTKCPRAIKDIEAVMAGAPWPIH